TACAGAGTGTAATCACCTAGCCTGTCTGTGTACTAGGGAGGTGGGGTGTACAGAGTGTAATCACCTAGCCTGCCTGTGTACTAGGGAGGTGAGGTGTACAGAGTGTAATCACCTAGCCTGCCTGTGTACTAGGGAGGTGAGGTGTACAGAGTGTAATCACCTAGTCTGCCTGTGTACTAGGGAGGTGGGGGGTACAGAGTGTAATCACCTAGCCTGCCTGTATACTAGGGAGGTGAGGTGTACAGAGTGTAATCACCTAGCCTGTCTGTGTACTAGGGAGGTGAGGTGTACAGAGTGTAATCACCTAGCCTGTCTGTGTACTAGGGAGGTGAGGTGTACAGAGTGTAATCACCTAGCCTGTCTGTGTACTAGGGAGGTGAGGTGTACAGAGTGTAATCACCTAGCCTGTCTGTGTACTAGGGAGGTGAGGTGTACAGAGTGTAATCACCTAGCCTGTCTGTGTACTAGGGAGGTGAGGTGTACAGAGTGTAATCACCTAGCCTGTCTGTGTACTAGGGAGGTGAGGTGTACAGAGTGTAATCACCTAGTCTGCCTGTGTACTAGGGAGGTGGGGGGTACAGAGTGTAATCACCTAGCCTGCCTGTGTACTAGGGAGGTGAGGTGTACAGAGTGTAATCACCTAGTCTGCCTGTGTACTAGGGAGGTGGGGGGTACAGAGTGTAATCACCTAGCCTGCCTGTATACTAGGGAGGTGAGGTGTACAGAGTGTAATCACCTAGCCTGTCTGTGTACTAGGGAGGTGAGGTGTACAGAGTGTAATCACCTAGCCTGTCTGTGTACTAGGGAGGTGAGGTGTACAGAGTGTAATCACCTAGCCTGTCTGTGTACTAGGGAGGTGAGGTGTACAGAGTGTAATCACCTAGCCTGTCTGTGTACTAGGGAGGTGAGGTGTACAGAGTGTAATCACCTAGCCTGTCTGTGTACTAGGGAGGTGAGGTGTACAGAGTGTAATCACCTAGCCTGTCTGTGTACTAGGGAGGTGAGGTGTACAGAGTGTAATCACCTAGCCTGCCTGTGAAACTTGTTTGCTGCTGACCTTTCTGCTTTAATGAAGTTTCATGGAGATAAAGGTTGAACTCTGGGACTGGAGccctcagtgtgtgtatgtgtgtgtgtgtatgtgtgcgtgtgtgtctgtctgtgtgtttgcgaGCACACACGTGCTTGTGCGCTCCTCTGGGTGTCTGCCGgtggactgtctgtctgtccgtctgtttgTCATCACCAGGTAATGCCAGGGCCAGAAGGTGCTTTGAGGTGAACAGCTAGTGCTGCTGCTGATGTCTAGGGTGATAACAGTAGGCTAGATTAGCACTCATTCAATCAATTAGGCCTTggatttaataaatatatttgcATATggaatatacatttacatttaacatttaagtcatttagcagacgctcttatccagagcgacttacaaattggtgcattcaccttatgatatccagtggaacaaccactttacaatagtgcatctaactcttttaagggggggggggttagaaggattactttatcctatcctaggtattccttaaagaggtggggtttcaggtgtctccggaaggtggtgattgactccgctgacctggcgtcgtgagggagtttgttccaccattggggtgccagagcagcgaacagttttgactgggctgagcgggaactgtacttcctcagaggtagggaggcgagcaggccagaggtggatgaacgtagtgcccttgtttgggtgtagggcctgatcagagcctgaaggtacggaggtgccgttcccctcacagctccgtaggcaagcaccatggtcttgtagcggatgcgagcttcaactggaagccagtggagagagcggaggagcggggtgacgtgagagaacttgggaaagttgaacaccagacgggctgcggcgttctggatgagttgtaggggtttaatggcacaggcagggagcccagccaacagcgagttgcagtaatccagacgggagatgacaagtgcctggattaggacctgcgccgcttcctgcgtgaggcagggtcgtactctgcgaatgttgtagagcatgaacctacaggaacgggtcaccgccttgatgttagttgagaacgacagggtgttgtccaggatcacgccaaggttcttagcactctgggaggaggacacaatggagttgtcaaccgtgatggcgagatcatggaacgggcagtccttccccgggaggaagagcagctccgtcttgccgaggttcagcttgaggtggtgatccgtcatccacactgatatgtctgccagacatgcagagatgcgattcaccacctggttatcagaggggggaaaggagaagattaattgtgtgtcgtctgcatagctaTATGTAATATACTGTAGCAATGACAGGAGACAACTTTGTGTCTACCTTTTGTATGATGCACTGTCATATACAGATGTAGGGTCTTagtttgatcaccctgttgcaggacaactttcctgcaatgctGGAAAGGTAAAATGTGTAAAGtgtttgaggtttaaaaaagctTCTGAAGTtcgtaatttccactttgaaacttcagacttgattttccattACGAAAAACCTGTCAACTGCTACAAAATTGTCCAGtagttataatccacataataattaataTTTCCTGCTGCTggaggattattttcctgttaTAGTAAACTGGTTCAAATTAAGCTCCTACATCTGTACTGTAGTATTAACCATGCAATATAATGATTTAATTTGTGTTGAGATGCTTTGGATATTcagtaaaaacaaataaatagTCATAAATTGTATGCATGAAATATTGGATGTTATGATAGAGCAACTCTTAGTTGTTACCCCCTTTTCAGTGGAGAACAGAGTGGAATTCAGTCTAGTGCattgaagagagagggagcgagtgaGAAGTACCTGTTGACAGCTAGCACTATGAAAAGAGATGGTGAGGAGACTTTGAAAGGATCTCCTTGTCCCCTCTCACAGAGCGTgattctctctcacccctctgtcCTCTGAAACTCTGACGTCTAATGCCGTGTCTGCCTGCGTCACCTCACTGATACCTAATTTAGTCCTGCAGAACAATATTACTTGATAAACTGGGGGGGGGAAATAACTCCCATCTTCAGAACCTTGTGTTCTGACATTTGAAAGGTAGATTAGGCTACTTTCATAGATCTTCAGTCGacaccccctccccatctctacacattaacacgcacacacccacaaagACTACCCAGCCACCCGATCCAAACCTCATCCCCTCCACTCCTGCCAAAAGCCGCTACTCATCCTCCTCCAGTCTGGGCCACATAGCCCCCCAGGAATGCTCCACACAGACTTATTTAGCTCCATCACAGCTTGTAGAAACATTCGGGGAGTTTTCATCTCACAGAAAAGGACAACATCTTATTTTAAGATCTAAACAACCTGTTCTTCTTCTTCCCCTAGAAACTCTCTGATGCAGTATGATCCTCTTGTTTGTCTTTCTCCTTGGTGGCCCTATGGATAGCAGGTAGTCCTACGAGACCCACCCTGTCAGACAGGAGCTCAGAGCATTAAGTTATTAGGCCCTCTTTGTTGGTGTGTGCCAAGTTAAAGCTAGAGTCCTTACTGTAAAAATAACAAAGCAGTTACCCCACctctgtttcggtaaaaagctgggGGAtgggagaaatgtaaccactctgaaATTCAtatacagagctatggatgcaaggactgaccatccattatatcaaaagtatagttttaaccatgttttgaggctttacatttacattgttcacaaacattggagtaaaacaagcttataatttggggttctgatgggttacgacagttgaactaagctcatgaggcatttagaagttatattcttcaagaatcaatgggtaaatataattaatttataagtccaacaATGGAAGTAGCAACTTTAAACAGTGAGTATTAAGGGAATGTCTACAACATCTTAAACACCATTCTCTGAGCTCTGCAGGACATTCAGTCCCCCAAAAACTCTAAATCTAGATCAAATCAGTATTTTTTGGCTATTCCATGACCTTCACATGAAAGGCTGTTGAAATGCATGGGAGGCTTTCTATTTAAACACTTTTACAAACGTTATTTTGCACATGCATTATTCACATGAATAATAACTTTGAGTGATAACATAAGCTAGGCCTACATTAGGCCTATAGCtagcagttagagcgttgggacgaTAGTTTGAATCCCCGAACAAACAAGGTgacaaatctgtcgatgtgcccttgagcctAATTGTTCCAGGGTCAccgttgataatggcagaccctggccgtgaccccgctctccgagggtgtcttagggagagttgggatatacttttttttttctccaactCACACATTtgtattaatacacacttgtacatatgtgaaataggacaaatataagcacccatcAAATGATGATTATTATTAGTTATTGGGTAGACTACATTAGGAAAACCTAATATGTTGACAAAATCAGTCTATTTTCATACAGACCTAAGTAAATGTACTTCTTGATTACATTGATGATCTTCATGACTGAACGTTTGAGTTCATCCTGTCACAGATAACAGGAATCATAAGAATAACAATGTCACATGACCAATTTTCCAAACGCTTATTGGGTGTGCAATAACTAAGCGACGCATGTCACAGGTGAAAAATACAGGAAGTATTGTGGCGCCAAATAATCAGCGAAACATTTTGTCCATGCAGGGGGGTCAGTTGGGCTCACTTAGGGTGACAATGTTTCATAATGATTTTCTTCAAGGTCTATGACCCTAGAGTTGGAAAATGTGTGATAACAGTGGAGCAATGACAGCTTTCTCTGTGTTATCACTCTTTCTTTCATCCTTCCATcacattcatttttcccatagggattTTACCCCATGACAATGCTCATGTTACAAAATGAATAACTAGCCTACTGATTTTGTTGCACTCGCTAAGTCTAGGGGTCTTAGGCCTAGTTAACCTGATTTAACATATGAATCTGTACCCAAGAGACAGCAAACTTTCCGAGTTCAGCGCCAGCTCCGTCTTGACCTCTTGGTTTGCCAGTCCAAGCAGATTATTTATATATTAATGGTGACAAAATAAATACGTACAAAAAACGAAACTAAGGCATGCCCAACTAAAGAGGCTTAACTAACACAAGGAAACAAGCAAAGGCTGGCTGAGAAGCTTCTGGCCTCCTATCTCTCCCGGACTGATAATCATCCTGATTGCTCACACCTGAGTAATTATCAAGGCTTCCTGGCAGAGCACATGATCTAAACCGGTTGCTGCTGCCCCCTGGGGATGGAGTGTAGAAGTGGTAGTGTCTAATCATGCTCCTAACACCTGACCTACCTAACCTATTCCATAACACTCACATATACCCTTTAATTGCAAAGTAGGCAAAGTAAGCAGGTAGCAATAGCCTACTTTGCAAATATGCACTTCGGCTATTGCCACCTGCTTATTTCAAAGATGGTATGTGGGAGCATGTTGCCTGTGAGTGGTAGGCCTATCACTAGCTCTCCAATCCTGCCAGGAGGTTGATTTGACTGGGAAAGAACTGTTCACTCGACAAGGTGTGTATTTAGCTTTGATATAGTCCacaaaaacacagtcattattttattttatgccaATTGAAACCGTATTTCCTTTCAGACCAAATGAAAGGAGAGGATGAAGGGTTATAAGGTAAATTGGTAAGTAAAGAAGAGCTGGGGCCACGGTTGGTAAGTCAATGAGGCCTACATACGCTCCACTCAGAATTGGAAACAATGACAACACTGAAACACATCATCTGTTGTTGCTTGTATTGCTTGCTAACTAGCTGGGCTTTATAGGTAGGAAAGGAAGAGTGAGAATGACCCAAAAGCATTATAAAGTAAAACATGGCCAACAGGGCTTGGCCAGTTCTTCAGTATTCCTGTCGTCTCAACATCTTCCACCTCGTCACCTGATTGTTGAACTGCTCTGCGTATCTGAAAACAGGACATCACCTCCTTTTTGGTGTCAGTAGTTCATTCCTGAGGCATGAGCGCAGCGCTGCAGGGTGTGTTGCTCATACCTGTTAGAGAGGGTTTCCTGACCTGACAGAGACCTAGGGGACAAAGTCTGAATAAACCAGTGACAGCTGCTGTGGCCATTATAAAAAGAGTTAACAGTGGAATTATATTTCAGTACATTATAGGTTTCATAGAGGTTTCATTATCTTTGTTAGCATTTGTTTGATTTCTATATGACCTATGACCCCAAATAACCCAGTTCTTTCGCCGTTGGACTTGGCGCTGAGGCAGTAACAGTGAAGTTGAGTAACAGAACAAGTCCTTTGTCTCACTTTCTGACTCCGTGTGCACTCTGTACATTCAGATATTTTGGTGTCTGATCTCCACAATGTATGTGTGTTAGAGTGAgaggaggttgtgtgtgtgtgtgtgtgtgtgtgtgtgtgtgtgtgtgtgtgtgtgtgtgtgtgtgtgtgtgtgtgtgtgtgtgtgtgtgtgtgtgtgtgtgtgtgtgtgtgtgagaaccatATGCGGTGCTATAGCAGGGCAGTGAGGCGTGCAGTGCAGGAGCGAGCAGGGCCTAGCCGGCCCAATAGAGCCCCAGTACTCTGATAATCCCTGTGTTTTCAGGAGCCCTGGCCCGTACTTGATGAGCTTGGGCAAGAAAAGGGTAGAATTCTCTCTAGcgcgtttctctctctttctctctgtcccactTTCATTCCCCCTATTTTTCTCATGCTTCCCCCCTCCACCCCTGGAGCCGCTTCGCCAATGAATGGGTTCTAAGTGTTTACTCAgcaactctctctttccctctttccctttttctctctttctctctttccctctttcccgctttccctctttccccttttctctctttccctcattctctttctctctttccttctttcccctttctctctttctctctttcactccttcCCTCCtgacctctttctctctttccctttcttgtTTTCCTCTTTTTCTcccaaagagagaaagagagaccgatgTGGTGATGCTAAACATgtacccacagagagagaaacagaggagagattATTATTCTCTTTCTAGCTGTGAAAATTCTAAATGTCTGTGGAGTCTGTGAGTTGATGTAGTAAGAACTTCAAAGTGGTATTCAGACATGCTTGGAGAATCTGACACCTTGAGTTCTTCTTAGCTGTACATTAATTATAAACAGCATCTCAAAGGTTTCTTAACAGAACTATCAATATTCATGTTAATGTGTCATATTGTAAATTAGTGACCAATTGAATAATTACATTTAGATAAACACTTGCATGTTGCATATACCATACATTTGTTGCTCCCTCACAGTGCTTGGAGTGCACTGGTGCAATGTGTTGGTGAAGGggcagactgtgtgtgtggtcttgacttgttcttctatcctcgtggggaccaGAAATCCCCAAATGTCCCTACAAGGATattaaaacaaggacatttatccCTTGTGGGGACATTTCTCACATCCCCATGAGGACAAGGGCTATTTTAagcttgtattttttattttaccattattttaccaggtaagttgactgagaacacattctaatttacagcaatgacctggggaatagttacaggggagaggagggaggatgaatGAGCCACTTGGATGCTGGgtatgattaggtggccatgacggtatgagggccagactgggaatttagccaggccaccgtggttaacacccctactcttattataagtgccatgggatctttactGATCACAGAGAATCAGGACACTCATTtaatgtcccatccgaaagacgacaTCTTACAcagtttaggggttaggtttaggattacggttaggggttaggtttaggtttaggattacggttaggggttaggggttaaggttaggggttagggaaaataagattatttttttgtgtgtgtgtgtgtgtgtgtgtgcgtgcgtgcgtgcgtgcgtgcgtgcgtgcgtgcgtgcgtgcgtgcgtgtgcgtgcatatttgtctgtgtgtgtgtccgtgtgtgtgagcACAGGGAGGTGGGAGGGTACAGGGATTACAGTGAGGCCGTAGGCCCCAGGGCAGAGGGACTGTTTCCTGGCCATAGCCTCTGTTTGTCCTGCCTGACCTGGCAGCTCTGGGGGCAGATCCTGCTTGGATACACCCCTGCTCCCACGCCTGTCTGAAGCTGTTAGCCACTGGCTGAGAGTGGCTAGCTGGGCTTAGTGCGTCTGAGCTGTAGGAGGGGTGGGTGCTGGGGGGGGACTTTGTGTTGGGAATGCTTAGTGGGGAGTGGAGAAGTGTAGAAGGGAGGGCGTTTATGGTTTATGACTTTGGTTTGATTCATTACACCATTTCTTTCATATCAGCCTGTGAGGGAGCCGGTAAATGAGCCCTGTTGGTTTAACCTTTGCTTTGAACACAGTGTCTCGCTGCCCCTCGTTCACACACACTCTgactgtcccccctctctcttagcctctctctctcacacacacacacacgcatgcacaaacaCCTACTAACACTGTCACACTCAGATAAACAAACCTTCAGAATATTATTTTCACTGGCAAAATGTATGTCCTCCATTTGATGCAATTCAAATCGTTTTTTTAATAAAGCCATTGAAGCTATTTAAGATTATTTTTATGTTGAAAAACGTATATCGAAATAGTTGTCTTGGTACATTATCTTCTGTGTCTTGTATTGGGTTATTAATGTAACACCCCCAATTTGACAAAATAATCAATTAGGAGTGCTATCATGTGATAGTGTTTTAATAGCTTGTCTGTATGGCGACTTTGTGCAATATGCTGTTCCTTATTACAATGTCCCAAAACATAACCCCTCCCCTCAGCCTTGAGGAAAGTTTCATTATCAATTTCCAAACATCCTAATGAAATGGAGGGATATTTTTCTTTTCTTCCCCAAAAGCTTTCACAGCTTAATTGCTTGTTTTTAATGGATTGTTATTATTTTTCAATTGGTGGATTGAGCGTTGGGTTTGGAATCCCATAGAGCAGCTCTGTCCATGTTGTTTCTGGCCTAGATATACACTGCAGTCCAGAGCAAACCCACAGAGACTCAGACacatggagagaacagagagggagggagagctccCTGGTCCTTCACTTATCACTCACATAATACCTTGTGATTGGACCACTTAAACTgactgtgtgtgcttgtgtcaaTTTAACACAATCACAACGTTTTACATTCACACTGTATTAAAATATTTTAGTAGCATCTAACATGTTTGATCGGTTATTTGAATGTAATGTTGCCTATATGCATTCCAACTTCAGAATATGTCATTAAAAAATGTGTTTTAGCTGTTTTAATGTAACTGACATAGGTCACAAGAAAAAAAAACGAATTACGTTATTCATCCTAGAGTTACAGTGCAACTTCCTTACCACATATAATTTAGAAAAGTAGATATACCGGTATCTGAAAATCCTGATCTGTCAGGGGGCAGTACCCCCCCTTTTCTATCGCCAGTGTCGTCACTCGACCCCTGGTTTATAAAACTGTCCACGCCACGCACCTGGCAAGAGAGAATGCTCACTGACGGCGAGGTGGACAGGGACTCAAATTAACATAGGGAGGGACCCAAAACGCACGCACCGTCTCTGTACAAAACAATAGCAGACATCCCTCTCACTTTATGGTGCCTGCATTTTTTCAGGGGCAATTTGaatattactttttttttttttacatttcaagcATACATTAAACATCTTTTTTTATGAATCTTGCAAATTTCTCTTACTTTTCGGGCATGTGTAACATGACTGCTGAGTCCCAGCAGTCGCCAGCCGAGGCGGCCAGCCCGCTGGTCATGTCGCCTAACGTGAGTCTGGACTCCCCGTTACCGCCACCACCACGGATGCTGCAGGCCCGGACGAAGGACGGGGTTCTGATCAAGTCTGAGCCCCGGGGACCTAGTCCGAACACGAACCGAGAGGAGGGAGCTGCTCTGGGTCAAACCGAGGAGCTCAACCCCACGGGGAGTCGACGGAGGAAGAGGCCCGTTCAGAGAGGGAAACCACCCTACAGTTACATCGCTCTCATAGCCATGGCCATCGCCAACTCCCCCGAGAGAAAACTCACACTTGGTGGTATTTATAAATTCATTATGGAACGTTTTCCCTTTTATCGAGAGAACTCAAAGAAGTGGCAAAACTCCATCCGCCACAACCTCACCCTCAACGACTGCTTTGTCAAGATTCCCCGGGAACCTGGAAGGCCTGGTAAGGGAAACTATTGGACTTTGGACCCCGCCGCTGAAGACATGTTCGACAACGGGAGTTTTCTGCGGAGGAGGAAAAGATTCAAGCGCACTGACGTAAGCACGTATCCTGGTTACTTGCAGAGCTCTAGCGCGTTCACCTCGACCTCCATGGGCAGACCGGCATACCCCAACACCCTGTACCCAGGAATAGGATCGGGTTACGGATCACAGCTGGCAGGTTCCCCCCACCCGGGGATGCTGCATCATTATCAGACCTCTGCCGGGGTCAGTCAAGGGCAGCCAAGAATGTTCAGCATCGACAACATCATCAGCCAGCAGTCGGTGATGCAGGGAGGAGAGCTCAACCCACTGGGGTTAGGCGATGGAGACCTGGGCACCATGTCAGCTAGCTGCTCCCTCACTGGCACTGACCCCTCCAATTGCTTCCAGACGCAGACTGTTAATTCCTCAGGGAATTCACTGGGCAGAGGCGGTGGGGGACTGTCATCAAACCTGGCACCCAGTTATCCATACTCTTCCTCAGCATCCCCTCCCCACCTGCCTTCCATGACGCAGTCCAGTTTCTCTCCAGGTACTTCTCAGGTGTACTGCACCGGGAACCGGATGTCTCTACCGGCCGTGCGCTCCGGGTCTTGCGCCGAACACACTGAGCAACTATTGGGTCTCTCCAGCCCAATGAACTCTTACAACAACTCCTACATGAGGCAAGCCAACTTTGCGTCAGGACTAGATCGGTATATGTGAGAAACTGATTTTTATAGAGAAAAACAACAATAGAGCCTCAAAATACATTCCATTTGAAATAGGTGTGACACCTCTTCTTTGTTTGAAATGCcaaaatacattccattataGTTGTGTTCATTTCCCAGTGCTTTTGGTTCGTTTACCTTATGTGTTTTATGTAATTAATATTAATGTGTTCTTAAGATGTTGTGTAGCCTATCTGCGTGTACTTTTTTGTCCGAGAACAATTCCAAAGAACAAAGAAGATTTCTTAAACAATATCATTAGCCACATATACTGTTCTATTTTGTGAAAAGTAAATAGTTTATTTGCTTGTGAATTATGTTGAATAGGCCTACATTGTTATTTACCGTTTTTGGTTCGtgtaataaatacatgttttgatAAGCATGGTCTTGTTCCTTGCATCTGTTGAACTGAATATGCCTATGATCTGCACGTACCCCTCTGATTTAAATTATGCCTACTTTAAATTAATATTTGATTGCTCATTATAATACTTTAAATCCAATTCCCATAAACCGTATTTGTTTTTCCTGTGTACCCAATAGCCTATACACTTAAATTACCCAAACAAAATATTTTCTATTAATATTTCAGATATAGGCCTGCAAGGGAATTTCCACATTCATTCTGAAATATAGGCTACATACTTACTTTATAACTTCGTTAATGGTGTTGATATAATTCGTTTCCCGCGTGTAAATAAAAATGTCCAAATCAGGAATCGTGGGCCAAATGTATCGTGTTGAATTAGTTCTACCCAACTGTCTCATAATTTAACCTTTTGTTTTATTACAAACTTCTAGGGAATATAGGCAGTATTGTATTTGCATGACTTGTAAGATAATTTGTATGGGTTGTTATAGTAGGACAGAAACGTCATGCTTTACAGTTATTTGAAGTAATGTCACAGCATAAATGTTTGTAGCTCTATCATCATTTATCCATGTTTACGAACACGTTTCAGATTTGACCAAGAAGATCGTAGGCCAAACGGACCTCTTGATCTAGACATATTAACGCCTAAATAATATAGTGTTGCTGTTATTGTCAGCTTGTGTAGATTTTTTTTGTATAATGTAGCCAAATCTATTGACCACATATAGCCTGCTGGCACTGCCACAATtgtccccctcccccaactgcattgttgagggagctggcacacaagcatttcgctgcacctttatacctgctgtaaactgtgtacatgacgaatacaatttgatttaattagATGTTTTACAATATGATGTATTTTACATGCTCTTTGGCCAAAAATGAGCACGAGATATATTTGCTCACGTGTAGGCCAATGGTAGATAGCCTAGCTAATATGCATATTTGAGTTCTAGGGCCTATCTATGCACAACTTGGCAAGGACATAACATAcataaatgtatttgtaattgAATCCATGCACCTTTGCTATTCTAACTGTCGAACTGTGCCTCTGACGAGTCTGTACATTATTAGTCTGTAGCCTAATAGATTATAATTTACCCGTAGTTGGAGAGACACCTGGCGGTCTCTATCAAAAGTTTGTCTGGAGTGATTTGTGGATTGGAATTGGTGCCGGATTCTACAGTTTGTCCACTAGGTGTCATGCAATACAAATAAGTCACAAACTGAAAAACAGAGTAGCCTAAAAAATGAAAATAACGTATGGTAATGTGATGTTGTTGAGTTTGT
This genomic interval from Salvelinus alpinus chromosome 6, SLU_Salpinus.1, whole genome shotgun sequence contains the following:
- the LOC139577825 gene encoding forkhead box protein E4-like, producing MNLANFSYFSGMCNMTAESQQSPAEAASPLVMSPNVSLDSPLPPPPRMLQARTKDGVLIKSEPRGPSPNTNREEGAALGQTEELNPTGSRRRKRPVQRGKPPYSYIALIAMAIANSPERKLTLGGIYKFIMERFPFYRENSKKWQNSIRHNLTLNDCFVKIPREPGRPGKGNYWTLDPAAEDMFDNGSFLRRRKRFKRTDVSTYPGYLQSSSAFTSTSMGRPAYPNTLYPGIGSGYGSQLAGSPHPGMLHHYQTSAGVSQGQPRMFSIDNIISQQSVMQGGELNPLGLGDGDLGTMSASCSLTGTDPSNCFQTQTVNSSGNSLGRGGGGLSSNLAPSYPYSSSASPPHLPSMTQSSFSPGTSQVYCTGNRMSLPAVRSGSCAEHTEQLLGLSSPMNSYNNSYMRQANFASGLDRYM